One genomic region from Nymphaea colorata isolate Beijing-Zhang1983 chromosome 10, ASM883128v2, whole genome shotgun sequence encodes:
- the LOC116261683 gene encoding phosphoserine aminotransferase 1, chloroplastic-like yields MSENRVFNFAAGPATLPLNVLQKAQADLVNWGGCGISIMEMSHRSKEFLSVIQKAEADLRQLLSIPTDYEVLFLQGGATTQFAAIPLNLCKPEDTVDYVVTGSWGDKAFKEAQKFCKPNLAWSGKSEKFTKIPDFGEIKQDPNANYLHICANETIHGVEFKDYPTPIGKDTVLVADMSSNFCSKPVDVSKFGLIYAGAQKNVGPSGVTIVIVRKDLLGNAQPVTPVMLDYKIHADNKSLYNTPPCFPIYMCGLVFEDLLNQGGLEEIERKNAEKARILYETIDESGGFYRCPVEKSVRSHMNVPFTLEKSELEAEFIKEAAAQGMVQLKGHRSVGGMRASIYNAMPLEGIQKLVAFMKGFQAKHA; encoded by the coding sequence ATGTCGGAGAACCGAGTGTTCAACTTCGCCGCCGGTCCGGCGACCCTCCCCCTGAACGTCCTTCAAAAGGCACAGGCGGATCTCGTCAACTGGGGAGGATGCGGGATAAGCATCATGGAGATGAGCCACCGGAGCAAGGAGTTCCTCTCCGTTATCCAGAAGGCGGAGGCCGACCTCAGGCAGCTCCTGAGCATCCCCACCGACTACGAGGTCCTCTTCCTCCAGGGCGGCGCCACCACCCAGTTCGCCGCTATCCCTCTCAATCTCTGCAAACCTGAGGATACTGTCGATTACGTGGTTACCGGATCGTGGGGAGACAAGGCCTTCAAGGAAGCACAAAAGTTCTGCAAACCCAACCTTGCGTGGTCGGGGAAATCAGAGAAGTTCACCAAAATCCCTGATTTCGGCGAGATCAAGCAAGACCCAAATGCCAACTACCTTCACATCTGCGCCAACGAGACCATCCATGGCGTCGAATTCAAGGATTACCCGACGCCTATCGGCAAAGACACCGTTCTTGTGGCCGATATGTCGTCTAATTTTTGCTCGAAGCCGGTGGATGTATCGAAATTTGGGCTGATCTACGCCGGGGCGCAGAAGAACGTCGGCCCCTCTGGCGTGACAATCGTCATCGTTCGGAAGGATCTCCTCGGCAACGCCCAGCCGGTGACTCCCGTGATGCTCGACTACAAGATCCACGCGGACAACAAGTCTCTGTACAACACTCCCCCCTGCTTCCCCATCTACATGTGCGGGCTGGTTTTCGAAGATCTGCTGAACCAGGGAGGATTGGAGGAGATTGAGAGGAAGAACGCGGAGAAGGCGAGGATCCTCTACGAAACGATCGATGAGAGCGGCGGCTTCTACCGATGCCCCGTCGAAAAGTCGGTGCGATCTCACATGAACGTTCCCTTCACGCTCGAGAAGTCTGAGCTCGAGGCCGAATTTATCAAGGAGGCAGCTGCGCAAGGGATGGTGCAGCTGAAGGGACACAGATCCGTTGGTGGCATGCGCGCTTCGATCTATAACGCAATGCCGTTGGAAGGAATCCAGAAATTGGTTGCTTTTATGAAAGGTTTTCAGGCCAAGCATGCTTGA
- the LOC116262866 gene encoding receptor-like protein 49 — MASSFLWARRLLMMLVLTNFVVLPPALVFAFCLPNQSSALLKFKQGLSLTQRERLNSWEDDTDCCFWFGVTCNSSTGFVVSLELSGITGPLLPVRMRPNVSSFSPSIFELQRLRVLDLSYNLFEGPIPSRLVELTELVLLNLSNAGFSGQVPAQISQMTWLVSLDLSTTYLNSPLLKLENPSFVDLLKNLNRLKDLRLDGINISMSGADCSFALASLLPNLQILSLSNCSISGPMNESILEMKSLSHLDLSRNDISKVPEFFANLTELQFLGLSSSSLWGTFPSSIFRLPRLRYLDISNNPNMGGSFPDTIPASSRLQFLQLSYTNMSGSIPDSIGNLTELRILLLRSCRFTGTIPESFGELERLTELFLCRNLLTGSIPSALMNLPSLTMVNLHHNSFTGSLPQFNNALSLLQNIVIRNNLLSGTIPSTISSLSHLRTIVLASNNFTGTFDISLLMGLKNLSELDLSGNRLTVAVDVPRSSQHEMAQLTTLQLSTWNIGKFPEWLRNQRILNFLDLGNNNISGSVPSWLWCMSSLLHLNLSNNMLTILEEPMAVGTSSSSLVVLDLHSNLLGPDLPPFPPNAIFLDFSSNRYISTFPLSINSPFLFYLSLSNNNITGSIPESLCNSEILNVLDLSNNSLVGSIPYCLTNSSELFALDLRKNQLGGAIPDMFGSGCSLKILNLNSNRFGGSVPTSLSKCRALEVLDFSNNELTDEFLSWLGSFTQLRVLSLRSNHFYGSVVPPPHENPFPALQIIDVSSNNLSGTLEPGLFRILRGMMKREPNDRRAAIMGVEVFSNLYYENRVTMTIKGLDYEMDKMPNLLTSMDLSSNRFSGEIPNEIGTLEGLVVLNMSNNELVGPIPQTLANLIRLESLDLSRNSLSGNIPVALSRLTFLAKLNLSFNNLQGKIPQGNQFLTFDALSFEGNAGLCGPPLTRTCTDTLPLDITGDGKIDFAPLYIAAELGFIVGLACVVMPLFLVGRVRRWWYGLIGTIPLMALRKLL; from the exons ATGGCATCGTCATTTCTATGGGCACGGCGTTTATTAATGATGCTGGTCCTCACCAACTTCGTCGTGCTGCCTCCGGCCCTAGTCTTTGCCTTCTGCCTCCCGAATCAGAGTTCGGCGCTGCTGAAATTCAAGCAAGGCCTCTCACTCACTCAGCGAGAGCGCCTCAACTCCTGGGAGGACGACACAGATTGCTGCTTCTGGTTTGGAGTCACCTGTAATTCCTCTACCGGATTTGTCGTCTCCCTCGAGCTGAGCGGTATCACCGGCCCCTTGCTTCCAGTCCGGATGCGGCCGAACGTTAGCAGTTTCAGCCCATCCATCTTCGAACTCCAACGCCTGCGTGTCCTGGACCTCAGCTATAACCTGTTCGAGGGGCCGATTCCTTCCAGGTTGGTGGAGCTCACAGAGCTTGTCCTTCTTAACCTCTCCAATGCCGGCTTCTCTGGTCAGGTCCCCGCACAAATTTCTCAGATGACGTGGTTGGTGTCCCTCGACCTCTCCACCACTTACCTCAACTCCCCATTATTGAAGCTCGAAAACCCTAGTTTCGTTGACCTGTTGAAGAATCTCAATCGTTTGAAGGATCTCCGTCTCGATGGCATCAACATCTCCATGAGTGGTGCTGACTGCAGTTTTGCACTTGCGTCATTGTTGCCCAACCTCCAGATCCTCAGCCTCTCCAATTGCTCCATCTCGGGACCAATGAACGAGTCGATTCTAGAgatgaaatctctctctcacctCGACCTGAGTCGCAACGATATATCAAAAGTCCCAGAGTTCTTCGCCAATCTCACAGAGTTGCAGTTCCTCGGATTGAGTTCGAGCTCTCTGTGGGGGACCTTCCCTTCCAGCATTTTCAGGCTTCCTCGCTTGCGGTATCTTGACATCAGCAACAATCCAAATATGGGTGGTTCTTTTCCTGATACTATTCCGGCGAGTAGCCGACTTCAGTTTCTCCAGCTTTCTTACACCAACATGAGTGGGAGCATTCCAGATTCGATCGGTAATCTCACGGAGCTGAGGATTTTATTGTTGAGAAGCTGCCGTTTCACAG GAACCATACCTGAGTCCTTTGGCGAGCTTGAGCGCCTCACCGAACTTTTCCTCTGTCGAAACCTCCTGACAGGATCCATCCCCTCGGCGCTTATGAATCTTCCTTCTCTAACGATGGTGAACCTTCACCACAACTCCTTCACAGGATCTCTCCCACAGTTCAACAATGCACTCTCGTTGTTGCAGAATATTGTCATCAGAAACAACTTGCTAAGCGGCACCATACCTTCTACCATAAGCTCCTTATCTCACCTCAGAACCATCGTGCTtgcatccaacaatttcactgGCACATTCGACATCTCTCTCCTCATGGGGCTGAAGAACCTTTCCGAGTTGGATCTTTCTGGAAACAGGCTGACTGTAGCAGTCGACGTTCCTCGTAGTAGTCAACATGAAATGGCTCAACTCACCACTCTGCAGTTGAGCACATGGAATATTGGCAAATTTCCGGAATGGCTCCGTAACCAAAGGATTCTCAACTTTCTTGACCTTGGCAACAACAATATAAGTGGGTCGGTACCATCGTGGCTCTGGTGTATGTCTAGCCTCCTGCATCTGAATCTATCTAACAATATGCTAACCATTTTGGAGGAGCCGATGGCTGTTGGGACCAGCTCATCGTCCTTAGTCGTTTTGGATTTGCATTCCAACTTGTTGGGCCCTGATCTTCCTCCATTTCCTCCCAATGCGATCTTCTTGGATTTCTCATCCAATAGGTACATCTCAACCTTCCCTTTGAGCATTAATTCACCATTCCTTTTCTACCTGTCTCTCTCCAACAATAACATCACTGGCTCGATCCCGGAATCTCTCTGCAATTCAGAGATACTCAATGTTCTCGACCTCTCAAATAATAGTTTGGTGGGTTCAATACCCTACTGCCTTACAAACTCCAGCGAGTTGTTCGCACTCGACCTGCGCAAAAACCAACTGGGCGGCGCAATCCCTGACATGTTTGGCAGCGGTTGCAGTTTAAAAATCCTTAACTTGAACAGCAATCGTTTTGGTGGGAGTGTGCCGACATCTCTGTCCAAGTGCAGGGCCTTGGAGGTTTTGGATTTCAGTAATAACGAGTTGACTGACGAATTTCTCTCCTGGTTGGGAAGCTTCACTCAGTTACGCGTGTTGTCCTTACGCTCAAACCATTTCTATGGTTCAGTTGTGCCTCCTCCCCATGAGAACCCTTTCCCCGCGCTGCAGATCATCGATGTCTCTTCTAACAACTTGAGCGGGACACTTGAGCCTGGCCTGTTTCGAATTCTGAGAGGCATGATGAAGCGAGAACCAAATGATCGTAGAGCTGCAATTATGGGTGTCGAGGTTTTTAGTAATCTTTACTATGAAAACAGAGTTACCATGACAATCAAAGGGCTAGATTATGAGATGGATAAAATGCCCAATCTATTGACTTCCATGGATCTGTCAAGCAATCGTTTCTCAGGTGAAATTCCAAATGAGATTGGGACACTTGAGGGCCTTGTTGTACTAAACATGTCAAACAATGAACTGGTTGGTCCGATACCACAGACTTTGGCGAATTTGATTCGACTTGAATCCTTGGATCTGTCCCGCAATAGCTTGTCTGGAAACATTCCCGTGGCTCTCTCGAGACTCACTTTTCTTGCCAAGTTGAACTTGTCATTCAATAATCTCCAAGGAAAAATACCGCAGGGCAACCAGTTCTTGACATTTGATGCCTTGTCCTTTGAGGGGAATGCTGGACTCTGTGGGCCACCATTAACGCGCACATGCACAGATACCCTTCCTCTTGATATCACCGGCGACGGGAAAATTGATTTTGCGCCGTTATACATAGCAGCAGAGTTGGGTTTCATCGTCGGTCTGGCCTGCGTCGTTATGCCTCTCTTTCTTGTGGGGAGGGTGAGAAGGTGGTGGTATGGTCTCATAGGCACAATTCCATTAATGGCTCTTAGAAAACTGCTTTGA
- the LOC116263075 gene encoding V-type proton ATPase subunit D-like, whose protein sequence is MAGQGQRLNVVPTVTMLGVMKARLIGATRGHALLKKKSDALTVQFRQILKKIVSAKESMGDIMKTSAFALTEAKYVAGDNVKHVVLENVRSATLKVRSRQENVAGVKLPRFEYFSDGETKNDLTGLARGGQQIQLCRAAYIKAIEVLVELASLQTSFLTLDEAIKTTNRRVNALENVVKPRLENTINYIKGELDELEREDFFRLKKIQGYKKREIERQMLAAKQYADEQEAEKISLKKGISINAAHNLLAVEKDEDIIF, encoded by the coding sequence ATGGCCGGCCAGGGTCAGAGGCTCAACGTCGTTCCGACGGTGACGATGCTCGGGGTCATGAAGGCCCGCCTAATCGGTGCCACGAGGGGCCACGCCCTACTCAAAAAGAAGAGCGACGCCCTGACCGTTCAGTTCCGGCAGATCCTGAAGAAGATCGTCTCCGCCAAGGAGTCGATGGGCGACATCATGAAGACATCCGCTTTCGCCCTCACGGAGGCCAAGTATGTCGCCGGCGATAATGTCAAGCACGTCGTCCTCGAGAACGTCCGATCCGCGACGCTGAAGGTTCGATCCCGTCAGGAGAACGTCGCCGGCGTCAAGCTCCCGAGGTTCGAGTACTTCAGCGACGGCGAGACCAAGAATGATCTGACCGGGCTAGCGAGGGGCGGGCAGCAGATCCAGCTCTGCCGCGCAGCCTACATCAAGGCCATCGAGGTCCTAGTCGAGCTCGCTTCTCTGCAAACGTCGTTCCTGACGCTCGATGAGGCGATAAAAACGACGAATCGGAGGGTCAACGCGCTCGAGAACGTGGTGAAGCCGAGGCTCGAGAACACAATCAATTACATCAAGGGTGAGCTCGATGAGCTAGAGAGAGAGGATTTCTTTCGGCTTAAGAAGATTCAGGGGTACAAGAAGAGGGAAATCGAGCGGCAAATGCTAGCGGCCAAGCAGTACGCAGACGAGCAGGAGGCGGAGAAGATTTCTCTCAAGAAGGGGATCTCAATCAATGCCGCGCACAATCTGCTGGCAGTGGAGAAGGATGAAGACATTATCTTCTAA
- the LOC116261740 gene encoding receptor-like protein 33 isoform X1: MHIFIRRMSFRKMAAHDRGHHRRGQLSRAEEENKKRQEISRKGGGVTVPRCLSSFFRLEATGLGDSMPPTLLWARHVLWMLVLAFFVAPPAQVAALCLPNQSSALLEFKQGLALLQSDALGSWTNGTDCCSWSGVTCNSSTGFVIFLQLSGVTASSPSARTRPNPSSFSDSLFDLRHLRFLDLSYNQFNGSIPFRLVELTELAHLNLSNTGFSGQVPSQISQMTWLVSLDLSDSYLSSQSLKLGKAGFVDLVRNLGHLTDLRLDGINISMSGVECISVLASSLPNLQTLSLSSCSISGPMNRSVLVIKSLAHLDLSHNDMLKVPDFFINLTSLRYLGLRSCSLGGILPDGIFRLPYLQHLDISNNPNLQGSFPKKLPAKSSLVILSLFYTYLSGTIPKSIGNLRELRTLKMSSCNFTGSIPSSFSKLTRLQIIDMSFNGFTGQLPSLSASTVTEIDLSMNRLLGPIPESFSELQGLTTLKLDNNLLTGPIPSALLNLPSLKTVDLSNNNLTGSISQFTNASTLLETLDLSNNSLIGEIPSSITSLSQLKVLELSFNNLSGTVNISLFMGMKNLSKLGLSENSLTVADGPPRPRDEVARLTTLQLSSCNIQKFPESLRNQTNLTILDLGNNNISGSIPSWLWGVRNLQHLNLSHNMLTGLEKPMDIGNRSSLVMLDLHSNFLGPDLPPFPPNAIFLDFSSNRFTSSIPSTITFAFLLYLSISNNGVKGTIPESLCNSAILNVLDLSNNGLVGSIPYCLTNSSELSILNLRENQLTGTIPDGFDVNCSLRTLNLRGNRQTGRLPASLCNCSALEVLDLSNNNLTGGFPTQLGCLNNLRVLALRSNKLNGQVVAPVSNKKPFPLLQIIDISCNNFSGTLDPRFFELLTGMMKKSGNGTAKLLGFRFLINIYYHDTVAATIKGVDFQTVMIMNILTSIDLSNNHFSGEIPEEIGKLSSLVILNMSKNSINGPIPNSMGNLLQLESLDLSKNSLSGDIPQELANLTFLSVLNLSFNDLQGKIPEAQQFSTFSANSFMGNPGLCGMQLDISCTHSGEYGARNHNTLNGKTAVDPLIYIAAEVGFIAGLAAILILLFVVVKVRKWWCGLVDRFAELLLKKLHSD, from the exons ATGCATATCTTCATACGGCGAATGAGCTTCAGGAAAATGGCGGCACACGATCGCGGCCACCACAG GAGAGGCCAGCTAAGCagagcagaagaagaaaacaagaagcgGCAAGAGATTTCACGCAAAGGTGGAGGTGTTACGGTTCCCCGCTGCCTCTCGTCGTTTTTTCGTCTTGAGGCGACGGGTCTTGGAGATTCGATGCCCCCAACGCTCCTATGGGCACGCCATGTCCTATGGATGCTGGTCCTCGCCTTCTTCGTCGCGCCTCCAGCCCAAGTCGCTGCACTGTGCCTCCCGAACCAGAGCTCGGCGCTGCTCGAGTTCAAGCAGGGACTTGCCCTCCTTCAGTCCGATGCCCTCGGCTCTTGGACAAACGGCACCGATTGCTGCTCCTGGTCTGGCGTCACCTGCAATTCCTCCACCGGCTTCGTCATCTTTCTCCAGCTTAGCGGCGTTACGGCCTCCTCACCGTCAGCCCGGACGCGGCCGAACCCCAGCAGTTTCAGCGATTCCCTGTTTGACCTTCGACACCTGCGCTTCCTAGACCTCAGCTATAACCAGTTCAATGGGTCGATTCCTTTCAGGTTGGTGGAGCTCACGGAGCTCGCCCATCTCAACCTCTCCAACACCGGCTTCTCCGGCCAGGTCCCCTCACAGATTTCTCAGATGACGTGGTTGGTGTCCCTCGATCTCTCTGACTCCTACCTCAGTTCCCAATCTCTGAAGCTTGGGAAGGCTGGTTTCGTTGATCTCGTGAGGAATCTCGGCCATTTGACAGATCTCAGACTCGATGGCATCAACATCTCCATGAGCGGCGTCGAATGCATCTCTGTCCTTGCGTCTTCGCTGCCGAACCTCCAGACCCTCAGTCTCTCCAGTTGTTCGATCTCCGGACCTATGAACAGGTCGGTTCTGGTGATCAAATCGCTCGCGCACCTCGATCTGAGTCACAATGATATGTTGAAGGTCCCGGACTTCTTCATCAATCTCACGTCATTGCGTTATCTGGGGTTACGTTCGTGCTCTCTGGGGGGCATCTTGCCTGACGGCATTTTTAGGCTGCCTTACTTGCAACATCTTGACATCAGCAACAACCCGAATTTGCAAGGCTCTTTTCCGAAAAAGCTTCCCGCAAAAAGCAGCCTTGTGATTCTTAGTCTATTTTACACGTATCTGAGCGGGACAATACCAAAGTCCATAGGAAACCTTAGGGAGCTGAGGACATTGAAGATGAGCAGCTGCAATTTCACGGGATCGATTCCTTCGTCATTCTCCAAGCTCACCCGGTTGCAGATCATAGACATGTCGTTCAACGGTTTTACCGGCCAGCTTCCGTCACTCTCTGCGAGCACAGTCACGGAGATAGATCTTTCTATGAATCGTTTGTTAGGACCTATACCGGAGTCCTTTAGTGAGCTGCAAGGCCTGACGACACTGAAGCTCGACAACAACCTCCTGACCGGTCCGATCCCCTCAGCCCTGCTTAATCTTCCTTCTCTGAAGACGGTGGACCTCAGCAACAATAACTTGACAGGTTCTATCTCCCAATTCACCAATGCGTCCACTTTGTTGGAGACTCTTGACCTCAGCAACAATTCCCTGATCGGTGAGATACCATCTAGTATCACATCCTTGTCTCAACTCAAGGTTCTCGAGCTATCCTTCAACAATTTGAGTGGTACCGTCAACATCTCTCTGTTCATGGGAATGAAGAACCTTTCGAAGTTGGGACTTTCTGAAAACAGCCTAACTGTAGCAGACGGTCCACCTCGTCCTCGGGATGAAGTGGCGCGACTCACCACCCTGCAGTTGAGTTCATGCAACATTCAGAAATTTCCGGAATCGCTCCGTAACCAAACCAATCTCACCATCCTTGACCTCGGCAACAACAATATAAGTGGCTCGATACCATCATGGCTCTGGGGCGTGCGGAATCTCCAACATCTGAATCTATCTCACAACATGCTGACCGGTTTGGAGAAGCCGATGGATATTGGTAACAGGTCCTCCTTAGTCATGTTGGATCTACATTCCAACTTCTTAGGCCCGGATCTTCCTCCATTTCCTCCCAACGCAATCTTCCTGGATTTCTCATCCAACAGGTTCACATCATCCATCCCTTCGACCATTACTTTTGCCTTCCTTTTATACCTGTCCATCTCCAACAATGGTGTCAAAGGCACGATTCCGGAATCTCTCTGCAACTCAGCCATACTCAATGTGCTTGACCTTTCTAATAATGGTCTGGTGGGTTCAATACCGTACTGTCTTACCAATTCGAGCGAGTTGTCCATACTGAACCTGCGCGAAAACCAATTGACGGGCACAATCCCTGATGGGTTTGACGTTAATTGCAGCTTAAGGACCCTCAACTTGAGAGGCAACCGGCAAACAGGGAGATTGCCGGCATCACTATGCAACTGCAGCGCCTTGGAGGTTCTGGATTTAAGCAATAACAATTTGACTGGTGGATTTCCAACTCAACTAGGTTGCTTGAACAACTTGCGAGTGCTTGCCTTGCGTTCAAACAAATTAAATGGTCAAGTTGTCGCACCGGTATCTAACAAGAAGCCATTTCCCCTGCTGCAAATCATCGACATCTCTTGTAACAACTTCTCTGGGACTCTTGACCCTCGATTCTTTGAGCTTCTGACGGGTATGATGAAGAAAAGTGGAAATGGCACAGCAAAGCTTCTGGGTTTCCGATTTCTAATTAACATCTATTATCATGACACAGTGGCGGCTACAATCAAAGGTGTGGATTTTCAGACGGTAATGATTATGAACATCCTGACCTCCATTGACCTGTCAAATAACCACTTCTCCGGTGAAATTCCGGAAGAGATAGGGAAATTGTCTAGCCTTGTTATTCTGAACATGTCTAAAAACTCTATAAATGGTCCCATTCCGAATTCCATGGGGAATTTGCTTCAACTCGAATCTTTAGATCTTTCTAAGAACAGCTTATCTGGTGACATACCACAGGAGCTGGCAAATCTCACATTTCTTTCGGTGTTAAACCTGTCATTCAATGATCTTCAAGGAAAAATACCTGAAGCTCAACAGTTTTCTACGTTTAGTGCTAACTCATTCATGGGAAACCCTGGGCTTTGTGGGATGCAATTAGATATTAGTTGCACACATTCGGGCGAGTATGGTGCTCGGAATCATAATACCCTGAATGGGAAAACTGCTGTTGACCCATTAATATACATAGCGGCAGAGGTAGGCTTCATCGCCGGGCTGGCTGCGATCCTCATACTTCTCTTCGTGGTGGTGAAGGTGAGAAAGTGGTGGTGCGGGCTTGTGGACAGATTTGCCGAACTGTTGCTTAAGAAGCTGCATTCAGACTGA
- the LOC116261740 gene encoding receptor-like protein 6 isoform X2, with amino-acid sequence MHIFIRRMSFRKMAAHDRGHHRRGQLSRAEEENKKRQEISRKGGGVTVPRCLSSFFRLEATGLGDSMPPTLLWARHVLWMLVLAFFVAPPAQVAALCLPNQSSALLEFKQGLALLQSDALGSWTNGTDCCSWSGVTCNSSTGFVIFLQLSGVTASSPSARTRPNPSSFSDSLFDLRHLRFLDLSYNQFNGSIPFRLVELTELAHLNLSNTGFSGQVPSQISQMTWLVSLDLSDSYLSSQSLKLGKAGFVDLVRNLGHLTDLRLDGINISMSGVECISVLASSLPNLQTLSLSSCSISGPMNRSVLVIKSLAHLDLSHNDMLKVPDFFINLTSLRYLGLRSCSLGGILPDGIFRLPYLQHLDISNNPNLQGSFPKKLPAKSSLVILSLFYTYLSGTIPKSIGNLRELRTLKMSSCNFTGSIPSSFSKLTRLQIIDMSFNGFTGQLPSLSASTVTEIDLSMNRLLGPIPESFSELQGLTTLKLDNNLLTGPIPSALLNLPSLKTVDLSNNNLTGSISQFTNASTLLETLDLSNNSLIGEIPSSITSLSQLKVLELSFNNLSGTVNISLFMGMKNLSKLGLSENSLTVADGPPRPRDEVARLTTLQLSSCNIQKFPESLRNQTNLTILDLGNNNISGSIPSWLWGVRNLQHLNLSHNMLTGLEKPMDIGNRSSLVMLDLHSNFLGPDLPPFPPNAIFLDFSSNRFTSSIPSTITFAFLLYLSISNNGVKGTIPESLCNSAILNVLDLSNNGLLKDPQLERQPANREIAGITMQLQRLGGSGFKQ; translated from the exons ATGCATATCTTCATACGGCGAATGAGCTTCAGGAAAATGGCGGCACACGATCGCGGCCACCACAG GAGAGGCCAGCTAAGCagagcagaagaagaaaacaagaagcgGCAAGAGATTTCACGCAAAGGTGGAGGTGTTACGGTTCCCCGCTGCCTCTCGTCGTTTTTTCGTCTTGAGGCGACGGGTCTTGGAGATTCGATGCCCCCAACGCTCCTATGGGCACGCCATGTCCTATGGATGCTGGTCCTCGCCTTCTTCGTCGCGCCTCCAGCCCAAGTCGCTGCACTGTGCCTCCCGAACCAGAGCTCGGCGCTGCTCGAGTTCAAGCAGGGACTTGCCCTCCTTCAGTCCGATGCCCTCGGCTCTTGGACAAACGGCACCGATTGCTGCTCCTGGTCTGGCGTCACCTGCAATTCCTCCACCGGCTTCGTCATCTTTCTCCAGCTTAGCGGCGTTACGGCCTCCTCACCGTCAGCCCGGACGCGGCCGAACCCCAGCAGTTTCAGCGATTCCCTGTTTGACCTTCGACACCTGCGCTTCCTAGACCTCAGCTATAACCAGTTCAATGGGTCGATTCCTTTCAGGTTGGTGGAGCTCACGGAGCTCGCCCATCTCAACCTCTCCAACACCGGCTTCTCCGGCCAGGTCCCCTCACAGATTTCTCAGATGACGTGGTTGGTGTCCCTCGATCTCTCTGACTCCTACCTCAGTTCCCAATCTCTGAAGCTTGGGAAGGCTGGTTTCGTTGATCTCGTGAGGAATCTCGGCCATTTGACAGATCTCAGACTCGATGGCATCAACATCTCCATGAGCGGCGTCGAATGCATCTCTGTCCTTGCGTCTTCGCTGCCGAACCTCCAGACCCTCAGTCTCTCCAGTTGTTCGATCTCCGGACCTATGAACAGGTCGGTTCTGGTGATCAAATCGCTCGCGCACCTCGATCTGAGTCACAATGATATGTTGAAGGTCCCGGACTTCTTCATCAATCTCACGTCATTGCGTTATCTGGGGTTACGTTCGTGCTCTCTGGGGGGCATCTTGCCTGACGGCATTTTTAGGCTGCCTTACTTGCAACATCTTGACATCAGCAACAACCCGAATTTGCAAGGCTCTTTTCCGAAAAAGCTTCCCGCAAAAAGCAGCCTTGTGATTCTTAGTCTATTTTACACGTATCTGAGCGGGACAATACCAAAGTCCATAGGAAACCTTAGGGAGCTGAGGACATTGAAGATGAGCAGCTGCAATTTCACGGGATCGATTCCTTCGTCATTCTCCAAGCTCACCCGGTTGCAGATCATAGACATGTCGTTCAACGGTTTTACCGGCCAGCTTCCGTCACTCTCTGCGAGCACAGTCACGGAGATAGATCTTTCTATGAATCGTTTGTTAGGACCTATACCGGAGTCCTTTAGTGAGCTGCAAGGCCTGACGACACTGAAGCTCGACAACAACCTCCTGACCGGTCCGATCCCCTCAGCCCTGCTTAATCTTCCTTCTCTGAAGACGGTGGACCTCAGCAACAATAACTTGACAGGTTCTATCTCCCAATTCACCAATGCGTCCACTTTGTTGGAGACTCTTGACCTCAGCAACAATTCCCTGATCGGTGAGATACCATCTAGTATCACATCCTTGTCTCAACTCAAGGTTCTCGAGCTATCCTTCAACAATTTGAGTGGTACCGTCAACATCTCTCTGTTCATGGGAATGAAGAACCTTTCGAAGTTGGGACTTTCTGAAAACAGCCTAACTGTAGCAGACGGTCCACCTCGTCCTCGGGATGAAGTGGCGCGACTCACCACCCTGCAGTTGAGTTCATGCAACATTCAGAAATTTCCGGAATCGCTCCGTAACCAAACCAATCTCACCATCCTTGACCTCGGCAACAACAATATAAGTGGCTCGATACCATCATGGCTCTGGGGCGTGCGGAATCTCCAACATCTGAATCTATCTCACAACATGCTGACCGGTTTGGAGAAGCCGATGGATATTGGTAACAGGTCCTCCTTAGTCATGTTGGATCTACATTCCAACTTCTTAGGCCCGGATCTTCCTCCATTTCCTCCCAACGCAATCTTCCTGGATTTCTCATCCAACAGGTTCACATCATCCATCCCTTCGACCATTACTTTTGCCTTCCTTTTATACCTGTCCATCTCCAACAATGGTGTCAAAGGCACGATTCCGGAATCTCTCTGCAACTCAGCCATACTCAATGTGCTTGACCTTTCTAATAATGGTCTG CTTAAGGACCCTCAACTTGAGAGGCAACCGGCAAACAGGGAGATTGCCGGCATCACTATGCAACTGCAGCGCCTTGGAGGTTCTGGATTTAAGCAATAA